The proteins below come from a single Maridesulfovibrio ferrireducens genomic window:
- a CDS encoding peptidase M15, protein MTGIYKPNHFRIEELVYPEFYEAHKHRGELMWMAFDQRALITLDWLRETYGPITVNDWLWGGPFKYSGLRPFDCEEGSELSQHKFGRAFDCKFKNVTADEVRADMRRVGCMEPKVNRDSLPLRYRYIRRIEEFPGMSWFHFDTGNWDDLKYGVRVVGG, encoded by the coding sequence ATGACAGGAATCTACAAACCAAACCATTTCCGAATCGAAGAGCTAGTCTATCCTGAATTCTACGAAGCTCATAAGCACCGTGGGGAACTTATGTGGATGGCCTTCGATCAGAGAGCGTTAATAACTCTCGACTGGTTGAGAGAAACTTATGGCCCGATCACCGTCAATGACTGGCTGTGGGGTGGACCATTTAAGTATTCCGGCTTGCGTCCATTTGATTGCGAAGAAGGATCGGAGCTTAGTCAGCATAAGTTCGGAAGGGCGTTCGATTGCAAGTTTAAGAACGTTACGGCTGATGAGGTACGGGCTGATATGCGTAGGGTTGGCTGTATGGAGCCTAAGGTGAATAGAGATAGCTTACCGCTGCGGTATCGTTATATCCGGCGGATTGAGGAATTCCCCGGTATGAGCTGGTTTCATTTCGATACTGGGAACTGGGATGATTTGAAATATGGGGTTCGGGTGGTGGGGGGATGA